One region of Exiguobacterium acetylicum genomic DNA includes:
- a CDS encoding GGDEF domain-containing protein — MMLATVNIFFINICIIFLVSTFTFYLLRDRLPIQPDSKISTRLYFGLSNGMTGILLMHNAIDLNGALIDLRLLPLALSALFGGNISIAVTGLMLLIYRFVIDSGDSLSALFSSVITLLGFLVLSFICRRFIKRQGYFFSAIVTVGSLLVLSRLIMSNSPADAWGTIYIPYFILTIGGALLFYRLSSLLQQHFVLYSYQSYLASTDQLTRLANRHVILEKVTTLERSKDSWGVILFDLDHFKNVNDTHGHAIGDAVLRHFSILLNEHCPAPVTVGRYGGEEFIVIVPDIELHPPVVLAETIVTAVQQTPFVMQDHAVSITVSAGIAYAHQQPAETVFKQADSALYEAKAQGRNQYRLYRSK; from the coding sequence ATGATGCTTGCGACAGTGAATATCTTTTTTATTAATATCTGTATTATTTTTCTCGTTTCTACGTTCACCTTTTACCTACTTCGTGATCGTTTACCAATTCAACCTGACTCAAAAATATCTACTCGTCTCTATTTCGGACTTTCCAATGGTATGACTGGCATTCTACTTATGCATAATGCAATCGACTTAAATGGAGCATTGATTGATTTACGGTTATTACCTCTCGCTTTGTCCGCTTTGTTCGGTGGTAATATCAGTATTGCCGTGACAGGGCTGATGCTCTTGATCTACCGATTCGTGATTGATAGCGGAGATTCACTAAGTGCTCTATTTAGTTCCGTCATCACACTACTTGGATTTCTAGTACTTTCTTTTATTTGTCGTCGATTCATCAAAAGGCAAGGGTACTTCTTTTCTGCAATCGTCACGGTCGGTTCCCTACTCGTACTCTCGCGATTGATTATGAGTAACTCCCCAGCAGATGCCTGGGGAACGATTTATATTCCTTATTTCATTTTAACGATTGGTGGAGCTCTTTTGTTTTATCGTTTGTCTTCACTCCTTCAGCAGCATTTCGTTCTTTATTCTTATCAATCCTACCTTGCTTCGACCGATCAATTGACGCGGCTCGCGAATCGCCATGTCATTTTAGAAAAAGTCACGACGCTCGAAAGGAGTAAAGATTCTTGGGGAGTCATCTTGTTTGATTTGGATCACTTTAAGAATGTAAATGATACACATGGTCACGCAATCGGAGACGCTGTCTTGCGCCACTTTTCAATCTTATTGAACGAACATTGTCCGGCACCCGTTACGGTCGGTCGATATGGTGGTGAAGAATTCATCGTCATCGTTCCAGACATTGAACTGCATCCTCCTGTCGTCCTAGCTGAAACAATCGTAACAGCCGTTCAGCAAACACCGTTCGTCATGCAAGATCATGCCGTATCCATTACGGTATCCGCAGGAATTGCTTACGCTCATCAACAACCAGCTGAAACAGTATTTAAGCAAGCGGATAGTGCTTTGTACGAAGCAAAAGCGCAAGGAAGAAATCAGTATCGCCTGTATCGATCGAAATGA
- a CDS encoding 5' nucleotidase, NT5C type gives MKIGIDIDGTITHPSSCFTYMNKHLGTSIDFNQASEYELHTYTDMNQIEFWDYMVNSGHETGIYRESIPQEHVRHHLWNLRKQYDLHYVTARSELVRPVTEEWIKQHELPLDSLIMTGSHDKVQVVRDLSLDLFMEDRLENAVQIAEDTSIPVILFDAPYNRKAVPNNVIRVASWNEAVQEIQKFAPIR, from the coding sequence ATGAAAATTGGAATCGACATTGATGGAACGATCACACATCCATCCTCTTGCTTCACTTACATGAATAAGCATCTTGGAACGTCGATTGACTTCAATCAGGCGTCCGAGTATGAATTGCATACGTATACCGATATGAATCAAATCGAATTTTGGGACTACATGGTGAACTCCGGTCACGAGACCGGCATTTATCGTGAATCCATCCCTCAAGAACATGTTCGTCATCACTTATGGAATTTGCGGAAACAATATGATCTCCATTACGTAACAGCACGATCGGAGCTTGTTCGTCCTGTAACAGAAGAGTGGATCAAACAACACGAACTTCCTCTTGATTCTTTGATCATGACGGGATCACACGACAAAGTACAAGTCGTCCGTGATTTATCACTCGATTTATTCATGGAAGATCGATTAGAGAATGCTGTGCAAATCGCAGAAGACACATCTATTCCTGTAATCTTGTTCGACGCACCTTATAACCGTAAAGCTGTACCGAATAATGTCATTCGTGTCGCTTCATGGAATGAAGCCGTTCAAGAGATTCAAAAATTTGCACCGATTCGTTAA
- the ispG gene encoding flavodoxin-dependent (E)-4-hydroxy-3-methylbut-2-enyl-diphosphate synthase, which produces MPKMVHRSKTRPVRVGDLVIGGNNEVIIQSMTTTKTHDVEATVAEILRLEEAGCQIVRVACPEERDALALAEIKSRINIPLVVDIHFNYKLALMAIEAGVDKIRINPGNIGRREKVEAVVTAAKAKNIPIRIGVNAGSLEKHILEKYGYPTARGMVESALHHIKILEDLDFHDIIVSLKASDVQLALEAYQLASESFDYPLHVGITESGPLRSGSLKSAAGLGAILSRGIGNTVRVSLSADPVEEVKVAKEVLKSFGLAANAATLISCPTCGRIEIDLMSIAAEIEDYIENIQANIKVAVLGCAVNGPGEAREADIGIAGARNEGLLFRHGEIIRKVPEATMVEELKKEIDAIVLEKQAEKEAEKANHA; this is translated from the coding sequence ATGCCGAAAATGGTCCATCGCTCTAAGACTCGTCCCGTTCGTGTAGGGGACCTTGTCATTGGTGGAAATAATGAAGTCATCATCCAAAGTATGACGACAACTAAAACACACGACGTCGAAGCGACAGTCGCTGAAATCCTACGCCTTGAAGAAGCTGGTTGCCAAATCGTCCGCGTCGCTTGTCCAGAAGAACGTGATGCGCTCGCACTTGCAGAAATCAAAAGCCGAATTAACATTCCGCTTGTCGTAGACATCCACTTCAACTATAAACTTGCGCTTATGGCAATCGAAGCTGGCGTTGATAAAATCCGGATCAACCCGGGTAACATCGGTCGCCGCGAAAAGGTCGAAGCCGTCGTTACAGCAGCAAAAGCAAAAAATATCCCAATCCGGATTGGGGTAAATGCCGGTTCACTTGAAAAGCATATTCTTGAAAAGTATGGCTACCCAACTGCTCGTGGTATGGTCGAGAGTGCGTTGCACCACATTAAGATTCTCGAAGATCTCGACTTCCATGATATCATCGTCTCGCTTAAGGCATCAGACGTACAGTTGGCGCTTGAAGCGTATCAGCTCGCTTCTGAATCATTCGACTATCCACTTCACGTCGGGATTACGGAATCTGGTCCACTTCGCTCTGGTTCATTAAAATCAGCAGCGGGACTTGGCGCGATCTTGTCACGCGGAATCGGAAATACAGTTCGTGTATCTCTTTCAGCGGACCCTGTCGAAGAAGTAAAAGTCGCAAAAGAAGTCTTGAAATCATTTGGTCTCGCAGCGAACGCAGCGACATTGATCTCATGTCCAACATGTGGTCGGATCGAAATCGATTTAATGTCGATCGCTGCAGAAATCGAAGACTATATCGAAAACATCCAAGCGAACATCAAAGTTGCGGTTCTCGGATGTGCGGTCAACGGTCCTGGTGAAGCACGTGAAGCTGATATCGGTATCGCTGGTGCACGCAACGAAGGATTGTTATTCCGTCACGGAGAAATCATCCGTAAAGTACCGGAAGCAACGATGGTCGAAGAATTGAAGAAAGAAATCGATGCGATCGTTCTCGAAAAACAGGCTGAAAAAGAAGCCGAAAAAGCAAACCATGCATAA